A single region of the Streptomyces sp. NBC_01262 genome encodes:
- a CDS encoding RHS repeat-associated core domain-containing protein, translating into MAAWTTESNASGTWTQTGSKTNHYGGDGDSPDWIQETASTITRNVQGLSGDLDATTGATGNVVLQLTDIHGDTTVQLPLDTSVAPTTASYDEYGNLEDSTPATRYGWLGSKQRSSETVTGATLMGVRLYDPSTGRFLSVDPVPGGNANAYDYCTADPIDCFDLDGRIGWGKWLDRASTVLAVAGMVGICPGVCSALSAGISLGRGIYKVRHHDRSGWLDIAGSATFGAGKGLGWAGRAWKARKMSRYAKGIRGAGRAGKRARSKAAAASRRFHHRYTRRAKAIDSWYGGASLAYGGYGEYSSYRKQGWRRWLW; encoded by the coding sequence ATGGCCGCCTGGACCACCGAATCCAATGCCAGCGGCACCTGGACCCAGACCGGATCCAAGACCAACCACTACGGCGGTGACGGCGACAGCCCCGACTGGATTCAGGAGACCGCCAGCACCATCACCCGTAACGTCCAAGGCCTCAGCGGAGATCTTGACGCCACCACCGGCGCCACCGGCAACGTCGTTCTCCAGCTGACCGACATCCACGGCGACACCACCGTCCAACTCCCCCTGGACACCAGTGTCGCCCCCACCACCGCGTCTTACGACGAATACGGCAACCTCGAGGACAGTACCCCCGCCACCCGCTACGGCTGGCTCGGCAGCAAACAACGCTCCAGCGAAACGGTCACCGGCGCCACCCTCATGGGCGTACGCCTCTACGACCCCAGCACCGGTCGCTTTCTCTCGGTCGACCCTGTTCCCGGCGGCAACGCCAACGCGTACGACTACTGCACCGCCGACCCCATCGATTGCTTCGACCTCGACGGCCGCATCGGCTGGGGCAAGTGGCTCGACAGGGCAAGCACCGTCCTCGCTGTTGCAGGCATGGTCGGGATCTGCCCTGGTGTATGCAGCGCCCTCTCAGCCGGTATCTCCCTTGGGCGCGGCATCTACAAGGTCAGACACCACGACAGGAGTGGCTGGCTCGACATCGCTGGCAGCGCCACCTTTGGTGCAGGCAAGGGACTCGGGTGGGCAGGCAGAGCCTGGAAGGCCCGCAAGATGTCGCGGTATGCCAAGGGGATCCGCGGCGCTGGCCGGGCAGGGAAACGCGCCCGAAGCAAGGCGGCAGCGGCCAGTCGCAGGTTCCACCATCGATACACCCGCCGCGCTAAGGCGATCGACAGTTGGTATGGAGGAGCTTCATTGGCCTACGGTGGCTATGGAGAATACTCCTCATATCGCAAGCAGGGATGGCGGCGGTGGCTGTGGTGA
- a CDS encoding HD domain-containing protein, whose product MGVVEDVRFRGIDLGPWAEFDRASLTAYPLLFRMLDDAAVAAALWDRVLSSSQRAVIAGGLGVGEEAARSLTGFLSGLRELGKLVPGFQRRERGAWVRLDESLVAGAGRIGQVAVETDRSAMHVALGLLAEAGFAGGGNGSVAVRAAQVVGGMGGRFLQVDVDGGGAAGRVAATAGGRVWQELRARYAAVVRYLTGAFVVPERFSVEAAVLITGVGIVAGRLSGRRRHWLEGAHLLAFGAAEHFARARRQAGERVDEAGLERVVLEPVPFTTAHPHLKTPNILQTSLMAQLPALVAERGPGITVITDGTGTGKSVAGLEVARICNAGCGTAGVVWLMSTTATADAAWEMLERYVRAHGPGRAPVTLVHSRSGLNAAYADVHLATVSDIAAVGALADTVGGSGPAVPATDDTHSFDTRAVVRAHVAGADDSAGSGEQRQGREATAVEGFLRGQDVALLAQFSVATVDQAQMAALPVADSALRMLALSGKTVVIDEAHALTPFSHLQLLRLLGWLGRLRTPVVLLSATMPGSTSNAMVAAYLAGAGHWQRPLAQRDFAPAYPGWLFADAATGTAHRMQDAARAEHARAQRRPVRVAMRGVSYARLADPGRAVDAGERLAVIGDTVGPVVRGGGCALVACETVADAQDVYCYLRRSWPGDEGELMLLHARFPGHLREQRTAFLRRVLGPAGPRPGRLVVVTTSLLDTSLDIDVDVMVSDLASIARLLQRAGRLARFSLLWGDTARRPQWWREDHVPQLTVLQPLGLSGDTAIPPSWRSEPAFLLHATAELLKGKGGCAQLNVPDDVAHLVEQIHGESSPFADATASLRRLLAGHLERTVVEEHHSAVHLIPPPARVSSLADMHRQYLTAAQAATRLGSLPRRLLPCYHTASGDLALDRAGLQPLPVQGRLNPHQVRRVLAHTLPVPAAWVARRSSHHRPPADWYQHPLLADLVLLPAPAGDPAHTEHFGRHCLRMDDELGLVHDQTD is encoded by the coding sequence GTGGGGGTTGTTGAGGATGTCCGGTTCCGGGGGATCGATCTGGGCCCGTGGGCGGAGTTCGACCGTGCGTCCTTGACCGCGTATCCGTTGTTGTTCCGGATGCTTGACGATGCGGCGGTTGCCGCAGCGTTGTGGGATCGGGTCTTGAGTTCTTCGCAGCGTGCGGTGATCGCTGGCGGGTTGGGGGTGGGGGAGGAGGCGGCGCGGTCGTTGACGGGGTTTTTGTCGGGGCTGCGGGAGTTGGGCAAGCTGGTGCCGGGTTTTCAGCGGCGTGAGCGTGGCGCGTGGGTGCGCTTGGACGAGAGCCTGGTGGCTGGGGCGGGCCGTATCGGGCAGGTTGCGGTGGAGACGGACCGCAGTGCGATGCATGTGGCGCTCGGGCTGCTGGCCGAGGCAGGTTTCGCGGGGGGCGGTAACGGCAGCGTCGCAGTGCGGGCGGCTCAGGTGGTCGGCGGCATGGGAGGCCGGTTTCTTCAGGTCGACGTGGACGGTGGAGGGGCTGCGGGGCGGGTGGCGGCCACGGCTGGCGGTCGGGTGTGGCAGGAGTTGCGGGCGCGGTACGCGGCGGTGGTGCGGTATCTGACGGGCGCCTTCGTGGTACCGGAGCGCTTTTCGGTGGAAGCGGCGGTGTTGATCACCGGTGTGGGGATTGTTGCCGGCCGGCTTTCGGGGCGGCGGCGGCACTGGCTGGAGGGCGCGCATCTGCTGGCGTTTGGTGCTGCCGAGCACTTCGCCCGCGCCCGCCGCCAGGCTGGCGAACGGGTCGATGAGGCTGGCCTGGAGCGGGTGGTGCTGGAGCCGGTGCCGTTCACCACTGCACATCCTCACCTGAAGACGCCGAATATTCTGCAGACGTCGCTGATGGCCCAGTTGCCGGCGCTGGTGGCCGAGCGCGGCCCGGGTATCACCGTGATCACTGACGGTACCGGGACTGGTAAGAGCGTGGCGGGGCTGGAAGTGGCCCGGATCTGCAATGCCGGATGCGGCACGGCTGGCGTGGTGTGGCTGATGTCGACCACGGCGACAGCTGACGCGGCTTGGGAAATGCTCGAGCGGTATGTGCGGGCACACGGGCCCGGGCGGGCGCCGGTCACGCTGGTTCACAGCCGCAGCGGGCTGAACGCCGCCTACGCCGACGTCCACCTCGCCACCGTCTCTGATATCGCCGCCGTGGGCGCGCTGGCGGATACGGTCGGCGGATCGGGTCCGGCGGTACCGGCAACCGATGACACACACTCGTTCGACACTCGTGCAGTTGTCCGGGCGCATGTGGCTGGTGCGGACGACAGCGCTGGTTCGGGGGAGCAGCGGCAGGGGCGAGAGGCCACAGCTGTGGAGGGGTTTTTGCGAGGCCAGGATGTGGCCTTGCTGGCCCAGTTCAGTGTCGCGACCGTCGACCAGGCCCAGATGGCGGCTCTGCCGGTGGCCGACAGCGCTCTTCGGATGCTGGCTCTTTCGGGCAAGACGGTGGTCATCGACGAAGCACATGCGCTGACCCCGTTCAGCCATCTGCAGCTGCTGCGGCTGCTGGGCTGGCTGGGACGCTTGCGTACTCCGGTGGTGCTGCTGTCCGCGACAATGCCCGGCTCGACCAGCAACGCCATGGTGGCCGCGTATCTGGCCGGCGCCGGGCACTGGCAGCGGCCGTTGGCGCAGCGGGACTTCGCGCCCGCCTATCCGGGGTGGTTGTTTGCCGATGCCGCCACGGGTACCGCCCACCGCATGCAGGACGCCGCGCGGGCCGAGCATGCGAGGGCTCAACGGCGGCCGGTGCGGGTGGCCATGCGCGGTGTGTCCTATGCCCGGCTGGCCGATCCCGGCCGGGCCGTGGATGCCGGTGAGCGGTTGGCGGTCATCGGGGACACGGTCGGACCGGTGGTCCGGGGCGGCGGCTGTGCGTTGGTGGCGTGCGAGACGGTCGCTGACGCGCAGGATGTGTACTGCTACCTGCGGCGGTCCTGGCCCGGCGATGAGGGTGAGCTGATGCTGCTGCACGCGCGGTTCCCGGGGCATCTGCGGGAGCAGCGCACGGCTTTCCTGCGCCGTGTGCTTGGCCCGGCCGGACCGCGCCCGGGCCGGCTGGTCGTGGTGACTACGAGTCTGCTGGACACCAGCTTGGACATCGACGTCGATGTGATGGTGAGCGACCTGGCCTCGATCGCCCGGCTGCTGCAGCGCGCAGGCCGGCTGGCCCGTTTCTCCCTGCTCTGGGGCGACACCGCCCGCCGCCCGCAGTGGTGGCGTGAGGACCACGTGCCGCAGCTGACGGTCCTGCAGCCGCTCGGCCTTTCCGGGGACACCGCTATCCCACCGTCGTGGCGCTCTGAACCGGCATTCTTGCTGCACGCAACTGCGGAGCTCCTGAAGGGCAAGGGCGGCTGTGCGCAGCTGAACGTACCCGACGACGTGGCTCACCTGGTCGAGCAGATCCACGGTGAGAGCTCCCCCTTCGCCGACGCGACCGCGAGTCTGCGCCGTCTGCTCGCCGGACACCTGGAGCGCACCGTGGTCGAGGAGCACCACAGTGCCGTGCACCTCATCCCGCCTCCCGCCCGGGTCTCCTCCCTGGCCGACATGCACCGCCAATATTTGACCGCAGCTCAGGCCGCCACCCGCCTGGGTAGCCTGCCCCGCCGTCTGCTGCCCTGCTACCACACGGCCAGCGGCGACCTGGCCCTAGACCGTGCGGGCCTGCAGCCTCTGCCCGTTCAGGGCCGCCTGAACCCCCATCAAGTCCGCCGTGTCCTTGCGCACACCTTGCCGGTCCCGGCCGCGTGGGTCGCCCGACGCAGCTCCCACCACCGTCCCCCGGCCGACTGGTACCAGCACCCGCTGCTCGCCGACCTGGTCCTGCTGCCCGCGCCGGCCGGCGACCCCGCTCACACCGAGCACTTCGGACGCCACTGCCTGCGTATGGAC
- a CDS encoding AfsR/SARP family transcriptional regulator, with the protein MRLSNDPAAEPLQPFAAGRAPGAWVLDPACPLLPEDAARQVPAPYPGLVTLGATEDGDLLLTNLLHGGALLLDGDPGDVLAVARAMALEAGTSGWTDHTEIVTVGLGARLATLLPQGRVRTMPHLPSVVADLGALLVEVHQQGAGPDVPEPLPWILICAGDVDAQQAWQIADAVSAARGLPVAVVLPAGDATRAAFPDAEQIPVAPDAQVTLPQLGAGPVQLQRLTDEQYRQYVHALDVADQPAQSATGAWQLAEDHEHAATAPRPGPHPLLLHDGGNSAGTDPGSPFPALLTSTGTPIRLVKAAADVSDGAGEAPAPIAAATGPDPEPTAGGSGEEVPVAEQAGDGAVGEDDADAPQIDVLGPIRVTGITGSSHGPKVRALAALIYLRPGRSAESLCTAMDPVSPWSTRTLQSRLSEIRSRFGSAADGEAYLPRPKNGGYQFHAGVRSDWVAFQHLATRGLAADPEAGIPDLENALGLVRGRPFEGGDFPWADSVQQEMLSRIVDVAHTLAAWHTDGDSPDLDAARHAALRGLDIDETAEVLYRDWMTIEWAAENTAGIRKAVARVQQVARSYDISLDTITEQTIDLVTSPDRTEPAHAGRP; encoded by the coding sequence GTGAGACTCAGCAACGACCCGGCGGCCGAGCCGCTGCAGCCGTTCGCGGCGGGCCGCGCGCCGGGCGCCTGGGTGCTGGATCCGGCCTGCCCGCTGCTGCCCGAGGACGCGGCCCGCCAGGTGCCCGCCCCATACCCGGGGCTGGTCACCCTCGGCGCCACCGAGGACGGCGACCTGCTGCTCACCAACCTGCTGCACGGCGGTGCCCTGTTGCTCGATGGCGACCCGGGCGATGTCCTCGCGGTCGCCCGTGCCATGGCGCTGGAGGCGGGGACCAGCGGCTGGACCGACCACACAGAGATCGTCACCGTCGGCTTGGGGGCGCGGCTGGCCACGCTGCTGCCGCAGGGCCGGGTACGGACCATGCCGCATCTGCCGTCCGTCGTCGCTGACCTGGGCGCCCTGCTGGTCGAGGTCCACCAGCAGGGCGCAGGACCGGACGTGCCGGAGCCGTTGCCGTGGATCCTGATCTGCGCGGGCGACGTCGACGCGCAGCAGGCCTGGCAGATCGCGGATGCCGTCTCCGCCGCCCGTGGCCTGCCCGTCGCCGTGGTTCTCCCGGCCGGCGACGCCACCCGGGCCGCGTTCCCCGATGCCGAGCAGATCCCGGTCGCGCCGGACGCGCAGGTCACGCTCCCGCAACTGGGGGCCGGTCCGGTGCAGTTGCAGCGCCTCACCGATGAGCAGTACCGGCAGTACGTCCACGCCCTCGACGTCGCCGACCAGCCCGCCCAATCCGCCACCGGCGCCTGGCAACTCGCCGAGGACCACGAGCACGCCGCCACCGCCCCCCGACCTGGCCCGCATCCCCTCCTCTTGCACGACGGCGGGAACAGCGCGGGCACCGATCCCGGCAGCCCCTTCCCCGCCCTACTCACCTCCACCGGCACACCGATCCGGCTGGTCAAGGCCGCAGCCGACGTCTCGGACGGAGCGGGTGAAGCCCCGGCGCCGATCGCGGCCGCCACCGGGCCGGACCCCGAGCCCACCGCGGGCGGCTCTGGCGAGGAGGTGCCCGTCGCTGAGCAGGCGGGCGATGGAGCCGTCGGCGAGGACGACGCGGACGCACCGCAGATCGACGTGCTGGGGCCGATCCGGGTTACCGGGATCACCGGCTCCAGCCACGGCCCCAAGGTCCGCGCCCTCGCGGCACTGATCTATCTGCGGCCCGGCCGCAGCGCGGAGTCGCTATGCACGGCGATGGACCCGGTCTCCCCCTGGTCCACCCGCACCCTGCAGTCACGCCTGTCAGAGATCCGGAGCCGGTTCGGTTCCGCCGCCGACGGCGAGGCCTACCTGCCCCGGCCCAAGAACGGCGGCTACCAGTTCCACGCCGGGGTGCGCTCGGACTGGGTGGCCTTCCAACATTTGGCCACACGGGGGCTGGCCGCCGACCCCGAGGCCGGGATCCCGGATCTGGAGAACGCGCTCGGTCTGGTGCGCGGCCGGCCGTTCGAGGGCGGTGATTTCCCGTGGGCGGACTCGGTCCAGCAGGAGATGCTCTCGCGGATCGTCGACGTCGCTCACACTCTGGCTGCCTGGCACACCGACGGCGACAGCCCGGACCTGGACGCCGCAAGGCATGCGGCGCTGCGCGGTCTGGACATCGATGAGACCGCCGAAGTGCTGTATCGGGACTGGATGACGATCGAGTGGGCTGCCGAGAACACTGCGGGCATACGGAAGGCCGTGGCCCGAGTGCAGCAGGTCGCGCGCTCGTACGACATCTCGCTCGACACCATCACCGAGCAGACCATCGACTTGGTGACTTCCCCCGACCGGACCGAACCCGCGCATGCGGGCCGGCCCTGA
- a CDS encoding protein kinase family protein, whose translation MEVAVESFDASRGARLAAYSAVSTSLALCSDRELRDLVDTATPMGSGIGGTSALLEVGGTPVFVKRLPLTDLERQLENVQSTANLFGLPTFCHPGLGVPGSPGWGAWRELAVHTMTTNWVLAQDHEGFPLMYHWRVLPHPGQVLPEELADVEKTVAYWGGGPQVRHRIKALRDSSASVALFLEYIPQNLHDWLDVQVKADDETAEQACTMVAKELQAGTSFMNARGLLHFDGHFQNILTDGKRLFFTDYGLAISSRFDLSKEEADFFAEHQTYDRCYTVTHLVQWLTTALYGYERDERSAFVHACARGEPPTGIPSQVAAILIRHAPIAAVMTDYYREFRFESRQTPYPLEAIRRIGGPDGLFII comes from the coding sequence GTGGAGGTAGCCGTCGAGAGCTTCGACGCGTCGCGTGGTGCGCGTTTGGCGGCCTACAGTGCCGTCTCCACATCGCTGGCGCTGTGCAGTGATCGCGAACTTCGCGACCTTGTGGATACGGCTACGCCGATGGGCTCTGGCATCGGCGGGACCTCAGCGTTGCTAGAGGTTGGCGGAACCCCGGTCTTCGTTAAGCGGCTGCCGCTGACCGATCTGGAAAGGCAGCTGGAGAACGTCCAATCCACGGCGAACCTCTTCGGGCTACCGACCTTCTGCCATCCCGGCCTCGGGGTTCCCGGAAGCCCGGGATGGGGGGCCTGGCGGGAGTTGGCCGTGCACACCATGACGACGAACTGGGTGCTCGCACAGGACCATGAGGGCTTTCCACTGATGTACCACTGGCGGGTGCTGCCGCACCCCGGGCAGGTACTGCCCGAGGAACTGGCCGACGTGGAGAAAACTGTCGCCTACTGGGGAGGCGGACCGCAGGTGCGCCACCGGATCAAGGCGCTGCGGGACTCCTCGGCGAGCGTCGCACTGTTCCTGGAGTACATCCCGCAGAACCTGCACGACTGGCTGGACGTTCAGGTCAAAGCCGACGATGAGACGGCCGAGCAGGCATGCACCATGGTGGCGAAGGAACTTCAGGCCGGAACCTCTTTCATGAACGCCCGCGGGCTCCTGCATTTCGACGGCCACTTCCAGAACATCCTCACCGACGGCAAGCGTCTGTTCTTCACGGACTACGGCCTCGCGATCTCCTCCCGGTTCGACCTGTCGAAGGAGGAGGCCGACTTCTTCGCCGAACACCAGACCTATGACCGCTGCTACACCGTCACCCACCTGGTGCAGTGGCTCACCACCGCCCTGTACGGGTACGAGCGGGACGAGCGCAGCGCGTTCGTGCACGCCTGCGCCCGAGGGGAACCTCCGACCGGAATTCCGTCGCAGGTCGCGGCGATCCTCATCCGCCACGCCCCGATCGCCGCAGTGATGACGGACTACTACCGCGAGTTCCGTTTTGAGAGCAGGCAGACCCCGTATCCCCTGGAGGCGATCCGCCGGATCGGCGGGCCGGACGGCTTGTTCATCATCTGA